ATCCAATTGAAGTATTTTCATTAAATTCCTGTTCTAATCTGTTAATTCCTAAAAATGTCCGATAAACAAAAGCGAGCCTCCGCATATTGGAAGGAAAACGTAAAATATCTCTTCATTCTTTTAACAATTTGGTTCCTAGTATCCTATGGTGCTGGAATCCTGTTCAAAGATGCCTTGGATACGATAAAAATTGGTGGTTTTAAACTCGGGTTCTGGTTTGCGCAACAAGGTTCGATTTACGTTTTCGTAATCCTCATTTTCGTTTATGTTCGACTTATGAACAAACTGGACAAAAAATATGGCTACGATGAATAGCCGCCTAAAATGCTTTTAAACAACGCCAAGACAGCCAAAAACTAAATACCAAACAAACTAAAAAATTATGAGCGTTCAAGTCTGGACCTACCTACTCGTCGGAATTACTTTTGCCCTTTATATAGGAATTGCTATTTGGTCCCGGGCCGGCTCCACCAAGGATTTTTATGTAGCCGGGGGCGGGGTTTCCCCGTTGGCAAACGGCATGGCAACTGCGGCAGATTGGATGTCCGCGGCGTCGTTTATTTCCATGGCGGGAATCATCGCCTTTGCCGGATATGATGGCTCCGTCTACCTAATGGGTTGGACGGGGGGCTATGTACTTTTGGCGCTTTTGTTGGCTCCTTACCTTCGGAAATTTGGAAAGTTTACCGTCCCGGATTTTATCGGTGATCGATACTATTCCAAAACTGCCCGAATCGTGGCCGTCATCTGTGCCCTCATCGTTTCCTTTACGTACGTAGCTGGACAGATGCGGGGCGTAGGCGTGGTTTTTTCTCGATTTTTAGAGGTCGACATCAACACCGGTGTGGTCATAGGAATGATTATCGTTCTTTTTTATGCCGTGCTTGGCGGCATGAAGGGCATCACCTATACCCAAGTGGCGCAGTACTGCGTGCTCATTTTCGCCTTTATGGTACCGGCCATTTTTATTTCCATTCAAATGACCGGAAACCCTATCCCACAATTTGGAATGGGTTCTACTTTAAATGACGGTTCTGGAACGTATCTTTTGGATAAACTGGATGGCTTATCCACGGAACTTGGATTCAATGCGTATACCAATGGCTCTAAGTCCATGGCCGATGTATTTGCCATCACACTGGCATTAATGGTAGGGACTGCCGGACTACCCCATGTTATTGTGCGCTTCTTCACAGTAAAAAGAGTCAAAGATGCAAGAAAATCGGCCGGACTGGCCCTATTACTGATTGCAATACTCTACACTACCGCACCTGCAGTTTCTGTATTTGCAAGAACCAATATGATTAACACGGTAAGCAATAAGGAATATAGTTCCATGCCAGCATGGTTCACAAATTGGGAAACTACAGGTTTATTGACTTTTGACGACAAAAACAAGGATGGAGTAATTCAATATGTAGCAGATCCAGAAAAAAATGAGTTGACCGTTGACAGAGATATCATGGTACTGGCAAATCCAGAAATAGCCAACCTACCTGCATGGGTCATCGCCTTGGTCGCAGCCGGAGGTTTGGCCGCAGCCCTATCCACTGCCGCTGGGCTTTTATTGGTCATCTCCTCTTCAGTATCCCATGATCTTATAAAAAAAGTATTTAAGCCCAATATCTCTGATAAAGGGGAACTTTGGGCCGCACGTCTTGCGGCAACAGTTGCCGTGGTCATTGCAGGATATTTTGGTATTAACCCGCCTGGATTTGTTGCGGCCGTCGTCGCCTTGGCCTTTGGATTAGCGGCAGCTTCCTTTTTTCCAGCTATTGTACTGGGTATTTTTTATAAAAAAATGAATAAGGAAGGCGCCATTGCCGGAATGATTACGGGTACCCTGCTTATGTTATTCTATATGACCAAATTCAAGTTCGATTGGTTTGGTGGGGGCACGCCAGAAGATTGGTGGTTTGGAATTTCGCCGGAAGGTTTTGGCAGTATCGCCATGGTCGTTAATTTTATAGTATCTATTGTCATTATGAAGTTTACGACACCACCACCTGAAAATGTACAGGAAATTGTGGAGGACATACGGATTCCAAGCGGAGCCGGAGAAGCCAGCGGTCATTAAGTATTAATTATTTTAGTTGAAATCAGAATTTAGCAATGAGTAACTATCACATCAAACACCTAGAGGAGTATTATCAAGTCTATAGAAAATCCGTCCGTAATCCTGAGGCCTTTTGGGAAGAAATAGCTGAGGAGCATTTCGTATGGCGAAAACGATGGGATAACGTGCTGAGTTGGGATTTTACAAAACCCGAAATTAAATGGTTTGAAGGTGCCCAATTAAATATAACCGAAAACTGTATCGACCGTCATTTACCCACACGGGGCAACAAAACGGCCATTCTTTTTGAACCCAACGACCCAAAAGAAGAAGCCGAACATATTACATACAGACAGCTTCACGAACGTGTGTGCAAAATGGCCAATGTGCTCTTGGAAAAAGGCGTAAAAAAAGGGGACCGTGTCTGCATTTACCTGCCCATGATTCCAGAATTGGCCATTTCGGTATTGGCGTGTGCTAGAATCGGTGCCATCCATTCCGTAGTTTTCGCCGGTTTTTCATCCAATGCCCTTTCAACAAGAATCAATGATTCCGATTGTAAACTGGTGATTACTTCAGATGGTTCGTACAGAGGTTCCAAGACCATCGATTTAAAGGGAATCGTGGATAAGGCCTTGGAAGCTTGTCCAGGAGTAGAAACCGTATTGGTGGCCAAACGCATCCATAGTGAAATAGAAATGGTTCCCAAAAGAGATTATTGGCTCCAACCTCTTTTGGACGATGCTTATGGCGATAACGTGGCCGAAATTATGAACGCGGAAGACCCTTTATTCATCCTTTATACCTCCGGTTCAACAGGTAGGCCCAAAGGGATGGTGCATACCACCGCAGGATATATGGTCTATACCGCTTATACCTTCAAAAATATATTTCAATACAGGGAAGATGATGTGTACTGGTGTACTGCCGACATTGGTTGGATTACGGGACATTCCTATATCGTGTACGGGCCTTTGGCCAATGGCGCCACTACAGTAATGTTCGAAGGGGTTCCCTCCTACCCTGATTTTGGCAGGTTTTGGGAAGTAGTTCAAAAACATAAGGTCACCCAGTTTTATACGGCCCCAACAGCCATACGAGCCTTGGCAAAGGAAAATCTCGATTATGTTGAAAAATACGACCTATCCAGCTTAAAGGTTTTGGGCTCCGTTGGAGAACCTATAAATGAGGAAGCATGGCATTGGTACAATAACAACGTGGGCAAAAAGAATAGTCCGATCGTAGATACTTGGTGGCAAACGGAAACAGGAGGCATTATGATCAGCCCAATTCCTTATGTGACACCAACAACCCCAACCTATGCTACTTTACCGTTCATTGGAATACAACCAGCCTTAATGGACGAAAATGGAACTGAAATCAAAGGAAATCAGGTGGATGGCAGACTTTGTATAAAGTTCCCGTGGCCTTCCATTGCAAGAACCATATGGGGTAACCACGAACGTTATCGGGATACGTATTTTTCGGCCTATGAAAACATGTATTTTACAGGTGACGGTGCCCTACGGGATGCTGTGGGATATTATCGAATTACAGGCCGTGTGGACGATGTCATCATCGTTTCCGGTCATAATCTGGGTACGGCACCTATTGAGGATTCCATCAACGAACATCCTGCCGTGGCAGAATCTGCGATTGTTGGTTTCCCGCACGATGTAAAGGGCAATGCTCTCTATGGATATATCATCTTAAAGGAAACCGGGGAAAGCAGGGACAAAAACAATCTCAGAAAGGAAATCAATCAGCAGATAACGGAGCAAATTGGCCCCATTGCCAAACTTGATAAAATTCAATTTGTTTCGGGTCTTCCCAAGACACGAAGTGGTAAGATCATGCGAAGAATATTACGTAAAATCGCCAGTGGTGACACCTCAAATCTTGGCGACACGAGTACGCTTTTAAATCCTGAAATCGTTCAGGAAATCATGGACGAGGCACTTTAATTCTATTGGTAGGCCCTATTACTGGCAAACAGTGGTCTTGTTTTAAAGGCAATGAAAAGGACCACTGAAATCAATCCACATATCCCAAGACCTGCAAACAAGGCCCATACAGTGTCGGTAATATACTTTCCAATGAATATGGAGATGGGTATGGACAAAATTGTGGACACAAATCCCGTTATGGCAGCTCCTATTCCCGCAATATGACCGATAGGTTCCATGGCAATGGACCTTAGGTTACCCCAAATAAATCCCAAACACAAAAAAAGAACCGAAAGAAAAGAAATCAAAACGGACACACTGGGGTCTGGTTCGTTCCAGAAAATAATACTGTAAAGAAGGGCGATTGCCGTGAAAGTGGACAAGGCCACCAATGACAGGTTTCGCATACCAAATCGTACCACAAGGGTACCATTGGTCAAGGTAGAAAAGCCTATGGAAATGGCCAATCCAGCAAAAATTAAAGGAAAACTATCGGCCAAACCGTACAATTCCTCAAAGACGTGTTGGGCCGAACTCAAATACACCAGAAAAGAACCCGTAATCAATCCGGAGATTATCGTACAGGAAACCGTTTCGCGATACTTGAAAATTTCCTTGGTTCCCCTAATAAATACGGATGCTTTAAATGGAACCTTGTATTCAGGTTTTAGGGTTTCCTCCTGCCTTTTATAAAACCAAAAGGATACAAGTATTGCAAAAAATAACTGGGCATAAAAGATACCTTCCCAGCTAGAAAAACTCATGATAAATTTCCCAAAAGCAGGTGCAATAACCGGAACTATAATGAAAAACGCTGTAACGAAGGACATGATCTTTGCCATATAATCGCCCCTGTACGTATCCCTGATTATAGAAATACTGATGGTCCTTGGCGCCGATAACCCCACACCTTGGAGAATTCTTCCTAAGATCATGATTTCAAGATTGGGCGCCAAAAGACAGATGATGCTGGCTACACCAAAAACGGTAAAACCAATATAGACAATGGGTTTTCTTCCCAAACTGTCTGATAAGGGCCCAAAGAACAGCTGGCCTACTCCAAGTCCCAAAAATATCATGATGATCAGTAACTGGTTTTGGGTGGCATCCAAACTGTTGATCGCGATTCCAATATCTGAAATCGCAGGAATCAATGCATCAATCGTAAGGGCCACTATGGACATTAAAGATGCCATTAGGGCCACGAATTCAAAGTTTGGTTTTACATGTTCATTGTGCATGGTGCAAAAGTAAACCTTACCATTAGATAGCGAAGTATCCAAGCTTCAATTTTAAGTTTTGTACAATTTTGAGATTCAAATATGTATTTTTGGGCTAAATAATTATTGCATGCTGATTATTGGAATAGCTGGAGGAACAGGCTGCGGAAAAACTACCGTGGTAAATCAAATCATCAACGAATTGCCTAAAAACGAAGTTGGGGTAATTTCCCAGGATTCCTATTATAACGACCTTTCCCACCTAACCTTGGAAGAGCGTCGAAAGACCAATTTTGACCATCCCAGCGCCATAGATTTCAAACTCCTTGAGCAGCATTTAAAGGCCCTAAAAGCAGGGGAATCCATTGAACAACCGGTCTATTCCTTTTTGGAATGTAATCGCACGGAAAAGACCATACCCACACATCCAAGAAAGGTTATGATCGTTGAAGGAATCTTAATCTTGACCAATGCCGAAATTAGAAATATGTGCGACATAAAAATCTTTGTGCATGCGGATACCGATGAACGACTCATACGAAGATTAAAAAGGGATGTAAACGAACGGGGATGGAATCTGAACGAAACCTTGAAAAATTACCAGAATGTCATAAAACCGATGCATGAGCAATTTATAGAGCCCACCAAGGAATATGCGGATATTATCATTCCCAATAATAAATACAATACCGTAGCCGTTGAAATCGTAAGGAGCATTATTAATGAAAAATTAGCCAGGGCCTAATGGGACTGAATGAATTAAAGGAGAAAAAATGGTTCAAGGTCATGACCAATATTTATGTTTTGGTGCTGACGGTTTTTGTTATTTGGATGGTATTTTTTGATACCAACTCGCTCTTGATACATATGGAGCTTAAACGCGAAATAAACAAACTTGAAAAAACACAGGAGTTCCTAAAAAAAGAGATCGCAAAGGATAAAAAAGTCATTGAAAAATTGTCCAACGAGGATGAGTTGGAAAAATTTGCCCGGGAAGAATATTATCTAAAGAAGAAAAACGAGGAAATCTATTTAATTGAATACGAGGACAGTCTCAAACGCAAGGAAAAAAAAGAATAATTTGATTTCTGTCGCGATTTGCAGAAAACATATGAATCCTAGATAACGTTTTGATATCTAAAACTTTAACGCTATATTAATGAAAAGCTTTTGGTTATTCACCTAGTGTTAACAAAATCCTTTTATCAGCCCCACAAATAATCGTATTTTTACACCCTAACTTACTTGGTATATGGGCAAGATAATTGCTATTGCAAATCAAAAAGGTGGTGTTGGCAAAACGACTACGACCGTTAATTTAGCGGCGTCGCTAGGGGTACTTGAAAAGAAAGTACTGCTGATAGATGCTGACCCCCAAGCCAACGCTACGTCTGGGTTGGGTATTGATGTAGATAGTATCGAGTTGGGCACCTACCAACTTTTGGAACATACGAAAACCGCCAAAGAAGCCATTATTCCTACCACTTCCCCCAATGTTGATTTAATTCCGGCCCACATTGATCTGGTGGCCATTGAAATAGAATTGGTAGATAAGGATGAACGGGAATACATGATGAAGAAGGCCATTCTGGAACTGAAGGACTACTACGATTACATTCTCATAGATTGTGCGCCCTCCTTGGGATTATTGACGTTGAACGCCCTTACCGCAGCAGATTCCGTGATTATCCCCATTCAATGTGAATACTTTGCCTTGGAAGGACTTGGAAAACTATTGAATACCATTAAAAGTGTGCAACGGATCCACAATCCACAATTGGATATTGAAGGAATGCTATTGACCATGTACGATTCCAGATTACGCCTTTCCAACCAAGTAGTGGAAGAGGTAAAGAAACATTTTGGCGATATGGTCTTTGAAACGATCATACAGCGAAATGTTCGATTGAGCGAAGCACCCAGCTATGGAGAAAGTATCATAAAGTATGATGCCGCCAGTAAGGGGGCCACGAACTACCTAAATCTGGCAGACGAGGTAGTAAAGAAAAACAAGCAGACAGCATAACATGGCAAAAGCAGTAAAAAAACAGGCTTTGGGACGAGGACTATCGGCATTGTTGAAAGACCCCGATAACGATATACAATCTGCAACGGATAAAAATGCGGACAAGGTTGTGGGCAACATCATTGAACTGGATTTAGAGGATATTGATGTCAATCCCTTTCAGCCCCGGTCCAATTTTAACGACGAAACCTTACAGGAACTGGCCACTTCCATCCGGGAATTGGGCGTTATCCAGCCCATTACGGTCAGGAAACTAGGTTTCAACAAATACCAACTCGTATCCGGCGAAAGAAGGTACAGAGCATCCAAATTGGTAGGACTGGATACCATTCCCGCCTACATTCGCATCGCCAATGACCAGGAATCCTTGGAAATGGCCTTGGTGGAAAATATACAACGGCAAGATTTAGATCCCATTGAAATTGCGCTTTCTTACCAGCGGCTCATCGATGAGATCAATCTGACCCAAGAAAAATTGAGCGACCGTGTTGGAAAAAAACGCTCCACAATCGCCAATTACCTAAGATTGTTAAAGCTTGATCCCATCATACAGACGGGCATGCGTGACGGGTTTTTGACCATGGGCCACGGGAGGGCCTTGGTGAACATCGAAAGCAGACAGGACCAAATAGCCCTTTATGAGAAAATTGTGGGGCAAAATTTATCGGTCAGGGATACGGAAAATGCCGTAAAGAATTACCATCAAAAAGATTCTACCAAACTTACCAAATCAAAGGTGGAAACCCCTACCTATGTAGCATCAGGCATTGAAGAAATCTCCAAACATCTGTCCGCAGGTATTAAAGTGAAGACTTCCGGAACCTCCAAAGGTAGTATTACCATTCCTTTTCATTCCAAAGAAGAATTCGAGCGAATAAAAAAGCTGATTACGGGTGCATAAACACTTCTCAATACTCTCCCTGTTGTTTTTTTTGACCTTTGCGTCCTATTCCCAAGAGGAAGACATTCCAGAGGAAAAAGAAATGGACACCATCACCAATGCCCTCAGTACGGATGTATTGGTCATGGACGATTCCCTAACGGTAATAAAAAGAAAAGCCATAAATCCATTGGCACCCAGTAAGGCAGCTTTTTATTCTGCCGTGCTTCCCGGTTTGGGGCAAATCTACAACAAGCGATATTGGAAAACACCTATAGTTTGGGGTGCTCTTGGGGGAAGTGTATATGCCTATACTTGGAACAATGACAATTACAAGCGTTTCAGGACGGCATTCAAAAGAAGACAGGCAGGTTTTACGGACGATGAATTCAATGGTGAAGGAATTTTTCCCCTCTTGGATGACGGCGATCTAGAAAACCAACAAGAACGTTTCCAACGAGACCGGGATCTTTGGTTGGTATTATCCATTGTAATCTACAGTTTGAACATTATTGATGCCAATGTGGATGCCCACCTAAAGCAATTCAATATTGATAATGATCTTAGCCTGGATTTTGAACCGTATCTTGACCTTAATGCCGTTACCAACAACCCTACCTACGGGATGGCTCTAACCATAAAATTTTAAGTATGAAGATTGCACTTTTCGGCTACGGAAAAATGGGAAAAATGATAGAACGCCTAGCCGTTGAAAGAGGTCATGAAATCGTTGCCAAAATCGATGTGGGTAATGAAGCTTTGGATTTTTCCAAAATGGATGTGGCCATAGATTTCAGCACACCGGATGCCGCTTACGAAAACATAAAAAGTTGCATAGACAATAACGTACCCGTGATTTCGGGTACCACAGGTTGGCTCTCGAAATTTGACACCATTGTTGATTATTGCGAAGAAAATGAAGGGGCCTTTATCTATGCCTCCAATTTTAGTTTAGGGGTTAACATCTTTTTTGAACTCAATGCATATTTGGCCAAAATGATGAAAAACCTTTCCCAATATAAAGTTTCTTTGGAGGAAATCCATCATACCCAAAAATTGGATGCTCCCAGTGGCACGGCCATTACCTTGGCGGAAGGAATAATTGCCCATACCGATTATAACGGGTGGAAGTTGGACGAACCTGGGGATGATCAAATTGGTATTTCGGCCAAGAGAATTGGGGATACGCCGGGTACTCATACCGTGGATTATACCAGCTCGGTGGATAGTATAGAAATTAAGCATACCGCCCACAACCGCAAGGGATTTGCCTTGGGAGCGGTAATCGCGGCAGAATGGATTCTCGGAAAAACGGGTGTTTTTACGATGAAGGATGTGTTAAACCTTGGTTAAAATAAGTAACAAACAAATATTCAACAGACAGATACGATCAGATTACGTTCCTAGGTG
Above is a window of Maribacter algicola DNA encoding:
- a CDS encoding ParB/RepB/Spo0J family partition protein translates to MAKAVKKQALGRGLSALLKDPDNDIQSATDKNADKVVGNIIELDLEDIDVNPFQPRSNFNDETLQELATSIRELGVIQPITVRKLGFNKYQLVSGERRYRASKLVGLDTIPAYIRIANDQESLEMALVENIQRQDLDPIEIALSYQRLIDEINLTQEKLSDRVGKKRSTIANYLRLLKLDPIIQTGMRDGFLTMGHGRALVNIESRQDQIALYEKIVGQNLSVRDTENAVKNYHQKDSTKLTKSKVETPTYVASGIEEISKHLSAGIKVKTSGTSKGSITIPFHSKEEFERIKKLITGA
- a CDS encoding DUF4212 domain-containing protein — protein: MSDKQKRASAYWKENVKYLFILLTIWFLVSYGAGILFKDALDTIKIGGFKLGFWFAQQGSIYVFVILIFVYVRLMNKLDKKYGYDE
- the udk gene encoding uridine kinase; amino-acid sequence: MLIIGIAGGTGCGKTTVVNQIINELPKNEVGVISQDSYYNDLSHLTLEERRKTNFDHPSAIDFKLLEQHLKALKAGESIEQPVYSFLECNRTEKTIPTHPRKVMIVEGILILTNAEIRNMCDIKIFVHADTDERLIRRLKRDVNERGWNLNETLKNYQNVIKPMHEQFIEPTKEYADIIIPNNKYNTVAVEIVRSIINEKLARA
- a CDS encoding sodium:solute symporter family protein, with the translated sequence MSVQVWTYLLVGITFALYIGIAIWSRAGSTKDFYVAGGGVSPLANGMATAADWMSAASFISMAGIIAFAGYDGSVYLMGWTGGYVLLALLLAPYLRKFGKFTVPDFIGDRYYSKTARIVAVICALIVSFTYVAGQMRGVGVVFSRFLEVDINTGVVIGMIIVLFYAVLGGMKGITYTQVAQYCVLIFAFMVPAIFISIQMTGNPIPQFGMGSTLNDGSGTYLLDKLDGLSTELGFNAYTNGSKSMADVFAITLALMVGTAGLPHVIVRFFTVKRVKDARKSAGLALLLIAILYTTAPAVSVFARTNMINTVSNKEYSSMPAWFTNWETTGLLTFDDKNKDGVIQYVADPEKNELTVDRDIMVLANPEIANLPAWVIALVAAGGLAAALSTAAGLLLVISSSVSHDLIKKVFKPNISDKGELWAARLAATVAVVIAGYFGINPPGFVAAVVALAFGLAAASFFPAIVLGIFYKKMNKEGAIAGMITGTLLMLFYMTKFKFDWFGGGTPEDWWFGISPEGFGSIAMVVNFIVSIVIMKFTTPPPENVQEIVEDIRIPSGAGEASGH
- a CDS encoding FtsB family cell division protein, translating into MGLNELKEKKWFKVMTNIYVLVLTVFVIWMVFFDTNSLLIHMELKREINKLEKTQEFLKKEIAKDKKVIEKLSNEDELEKFAREEYYLKKKNEEIYLIEYEDSLKRKEKKE
- a CDS encoding DUF5683 domain-containing protein — translated: MHKHFSILSLLFFLTFASYSQEEDIPEEKEMDTITNALSTDVLVMDDSLTVIKRKAINPLAPSKAAFYSAVLPGLGQIYNKRYWKTPIVWGALGGSVYAYTWNNDNYKRFRTAFKRRQAGFTDDEFNGEGIFPLLDDGDLENQQERFQRDRDLWLVLSIVIYSLNIIDANVDAHLKQFNIDNDLSLDFEPYLDLNAVTNNPTYGMALTIKF
- a CDS encoding ParA family protein, which encodes MGKIIAIANQKGGVGKTTTTVNLAASLGVLEKKVLLIDADPQANATSGLGIDVDSIELGTYQLLEHTKTAKEAIIPTTSPNVDLIPAHIDLVAIEIELVDKDEREYMMKKAILELKDYYDYILIDCAPSLGLLTLNALTAADSVIIPIQCEYFALEGLGKLLNTIKSVQRIHNPQLDIEGMLLTMYDSRLRLSNQVVEEVKKHFGDMVFETIIQRNVRLSEAPSYGESIIKYDAASKGATNYLNLADEVVKKNKQTA
- the acs gene encoding acetate--CoA ligase translates to MSNYHIKHLEEYYQVYRKSVRNPEAFWEEIAEEHFVWRKRWDNVLSWDFTKPEIKWFEGAQLNITENCIDRHLPTRGNKTAILFEPNDPKEEAEHITYRQLHERVCKMANVLLEKGVKKGDRVCIYLPMIPELAISVLACARIGAIHSVVFAGFSSNALSTRINDSDCKLVITSDGSYRGSKTIDLKGIVDKALEACPGVETVLVAKRIHSEIEMVPKRDYWLQPLLDDAYGDNVAEIMNAEDPLFILYTSGSTGRPKGMVHTTAGYMVYTAYTFKNIFQYREDDVYWCTADIGWITGHSYIVYGPLANGATTVMFEGVPSYPDFGRFWEVVQKHKVTQFYTAPTAIRALAKENLDYVEKYDLSSLKVLGSVGEPINEEAWHWYNNNVGKKNSPIVDTWWQTETGGIMISPIPYVTPTTPTYATLPFIGIQPALMDENGTEIKGNQVDGRLCIKFPWPSIARTIWGNHERYRDTYFSAYENMYFTGDGALRDAVGYYRITGRVDDVIIVSGHNLGTAPIEDSINEHPAVAESAIVGFPHDVKGNALYGYIILKETGESRDKNNLRKEINQQITEQIGPIAKLDKIQFVSGLPKTRSGKIMRRILRKIASGDTSNLGDTSTLLNPEIVQEIMDEAL
- a CDS encoding multidrug effflux MFS transporter — encoded protein: MHNEHVKPNFEFVALMASLMSIVALTIDALIPAISDIGIAINSLDATQNQLLIIMIFLGLGVGQLFFGPLSDSLGRKPIVYIGFTVFGVASIICLLAPNLEIMILGRILQGVGLSAPRTISISIIRDTYRGDYMAKIMSFVTAFFIIVPVIAPAFGKFIMSFSSWEGIFYAQLFFAILVSFWFYKRQEETLKPEYKVPFKASVFIRGTKEIFKYRETVSCTIISGLITGSFLVYLSSAQHVFEELYGLADSFPLIFAGLAISIGFSTLTNGTLVVRFGMRNLSLVALSTFTAIALLYSIIFWNEPDPSVSVLISFLSVLFLCLGFIWGNLRSIAMEPIGHIAGIGAAITGFVSTILSIPISIFIGKYITDTVWALFAGLGICGLISVVLFIAFKTRPLFASNRAYQ
- the dapB gene encoding 4-hydroxy-tetrahydrodipicolinate reductase, whose amino-acid sequence is MKIALFGYGKMGKMIERLAVERGHEIVAKIDVGNEALDFSKMDVAIDFSTPDAAYENIKSCIDNNVPVISGTTGWLSKFDTIVDYCEENEGAFIYASNFSLGVNIFFELNAYLAKMMKNLSQYKVSLEEIHHTQKLDAPSGTAITLAEGIIAHTDYNGWKLDEPGDDQIGISAKRIGDTPGTHTVDYTSSVDSIEIKHTAHNRKGFALGAVIAAEWILGKTGVFTMKDVLNLG